The following proteins are co-located in the Heliorestis convoluta genome:
- a CDS encoding pyridoxamine 5'-phosphate oxidase family protein, with translation MNRYQDTMTQNNKRKLQELFHALCNEHRAMTVAVVDQEGAPWSAPVYYLYQDQCFYFFSSPKSRHVELLQLEASMKASVSIYNEPEAYEAIRGLQMSGSVEEVKAFHKRSALLLAFGRRFSFFEKFLQQPSLLQEVEKNKVYKFRPDVIYIVHNEEKFGKRILYKPL, from the coding sequence AAGTTACAAGAACTTTTTCATGCCCTTTGTAATGAACATCGAGCCATGACTGTCGCTGTCGTTGATCAAGAAGGTGCGCCCTGGAGTGCGCCTGTTTACTATCTCTATCAAGATCAATGCTTTTACTTTTTTTCTTCTCCAAAGAGCCGTCATGTAGAGCTTTTGCAACTAGAAGCATCGATGAAAGCGTCTGTGTCCATCTATAATGAACCGGAAGCCTATGAGGCCATTCGAGGGTTACAGATGAGTGGCTCAGTGGAGGAAGTCAAAGCCTTTCATAAGAGAAGTGCTTTATTGCTTGCTTTTGGAAGACGGTTTTCTTTTTTTGAGAAATTTTTGCAGCAGCCATCTTTGTTACAAGAAGTAGAGAAAAATAAAGTATACAAGTTTAGGCCCGATGTCATCTATATTGTTCATAATGAAGAAAAGTTTGGGAAGAGAATCCTTTATAAACCTCTTTAA